One genomic region from Sphingomonas paeninsulae encodes:
- a CDS encoding helix-turn-helix domain-containing protein, with translation MAYALTVKTLAEKWGCSMSFVYSEIDKGRLTVMRLGPKLIRIRPDDVEAYEAAALVTADIFPEPLATPHTIAGNERVLQCLKDMRTTARLLRAVRGTTPSPT, from the coding sequence ATGGCTTACGCGCTGACCGTGAAAACACTCGCTGAGAAGTGGGGATGCAGCATGTCATTCGTCTATTCGGAAATCGACAAGGGAAGGCTTACAGTGATGCGCCTTGGTCCCAAGCTAATCCGCATCCGTCCCGATGATGTCGAAGCCTACGAGGCGGCAGCATTGGTGACAGCCGACATTTTCCCGGAGCCGTTAGCCACCCCCCACACCATCGCGGGGAATGAGCGGGTACTGCAATGCCTGAAAGACATGCGGACCACGGCAAGGCTTTTACGCGCCGTTCGGGGAACTACGCCCAGCCCCACATAA
- a CDS encoding tyrosine-type recombinase/integrase, with protein sequence MAIYDAYAKAQGLKAVVATEGHASVKDFKTFLGHDDAARVTEDNVRDWRNALAAETTNRGRLRDPQTVKKRIGILSSILRWAKEERLIPNNVANSVVVRVPRKPNLRNSDFTAAEAKAILTASLLPSATRLSEQNKLARRWIPWLCAYTGARVGEMSQLRGQDVTQIDGIWAIRITPEAGTVKDGNARIVPIHPHLIKQGFLAIAEKDGPLFYDPARQRVQSTDNRHFKKVGERLATWVRTEVGITDRAVKPNHGWRHLFKTQAIASNMLERTSDAITGHAPKSVGQTYGSVPIKAMAEAIDKMPCFAVDGTEGRQGF encoded by the coding sequence ATGGCAATCTATGATGCCTACGCAAAAGCTCAGGGTTTGAAGGCCGTTGTTGCGACGGAAGGCCACGCCAGCGTGAAAGATTTCAAGACATTCCTGGGCCATGACGACGCGGCCCGCGTGACTGAGGATAATGTCCGGGATTGGCGGAACGCTCTAGCTGCTGAGACGACCAACAGGGGCAGACTTCGTGACCCCCAGACGGTCAAGAAGCGTATCGGCATACTTAGCTCGATCCTGCGCTGGGCAAAAGAAGAACGATTGATACCCAACAACGTGGCCAACTCCGTTGTAGTTCGCGTCCCGAGAAAGCCTAATCTTAGAAACTCGGATTTCACGGCAGCGGAGGCCAAGGCTATTTTGACAGCCAGCCTACTGCCATCGGCTACCCGGCTGAGCGAACAGAACAAATTAGCCCGGCGCTGGATACCTTGGTTGTGCGCCTACACGGGTGCCCGAGTAGGTGAAATGAGCCAGCTTCGCGGGCAAGACGTGACACAGATAGACGGTATTTGGGCCATAAGAATAACTCCGGAGGCTGGGACGGTTAAGGATGGAAACGCTAGGATCGTGCCTATTCACCCTCACTTGATCAAGCAGGGGTTTCTTGCGATAGCTGAAAAGGACGGGCCGTTATTTTATGATCCCGCCCGCCAGCGGGTACAGTCCACCGATAACCGGCACTTCAAAAAGGTAGGAGAGAGGCTGGCCACTTGGGTCCGTACTGAGGTCGGCATTACCGACCGCGCCGTGAAACCTAATCATGGCTGGCGGCATCTGTTCAAGACACAGGCAATTGCATCCAACATGCTAGAACGGACATCGGACGCAATCACAGGTCATGCCCCTAAATCTGTCGGGCAGACCTACGGCAGCGTACCTATCAAGGCCATGGCCGAGGCAATCGACAAGATGCCCTGCTTTGCTGTTGACGGGACTGAGGGCAGGCAAGGTTTTTAA
- a CDS encoding DUF6538 domain-containing protein — MCTYLDQVGATYYFRRSVPDDIRGKLLTANGNPRSEFKISLKTKDRETAKRLIPAHTIETDRVFAEARSIVHAPAPAPRISNPADWITERELNGIAQLDADNSRREDKREKLEPMIAFLEGRLSGSTEQMSPELRAMKFIRDDEIYSRRLVEDALRVLRAETAELWKNAASDAPTAPDPKAQPSRPYP, encoded by the coding sequence ATGTGCACCTATCTAGATCAAGTCGGCGCAACCTACTATTTCCGCCGCTCCGTGCCTGATGATATTCGGGGCAAGTTGCTTACGGCCAATGGCAACCCAAGGTCGGAGTTCAAAATATCTCTGAAAACCAAGGACCGCGAGACAGCCAAGCGGTTAATCCCGGCCCATACGATCGAAACAGATCGCGTCTTTGCCGAGGCGCGGTCGATCGTTCACGCCCCCGCCCCCGCTCCCCGCATCAGCAATCCAGCGGATTGGATCACTGAGCGGGAGCTAAACGGGATTGCCCAACTGGATGCGGACAACTCCCGCCGTGAGGACAAGCGCGAAAAATTGGAGCCAATGATCGCGTTTCTAGAAGGACGGCTATCGGGCTCCACCGAGCAAATGTCCCCGGAGCTTCGGGCTATGAAGTTCATACGGGACGACGAAATCTACTCTAGGCGACTCGTGGAGGACGCGCTCAGAGTTTTGCGGGCAGAGACAGCGGAATTGTGGAAGAACGCTGCCAGCGATGCTCCCACAGCCCCCGACCCCAAAGCCCAGCCGTCAAGGCCGTATCCTTGA
- a CDS encoding replication-associated recombination protein A: protein MTDLFASEIPTKDADTGGGPLADRLRPTNLGEVVGQDHLTGPDGAIGRMVTAGKLASMILWGPPGTGKTTIARLLADAVGLRFESISAVFSGVADLKRVFAGAKDAARLGQRTLLFVDEIHRFNRAQQDGFLPYVEDGTITLVGATTENPSFELNAALLSRAQVLVLHRLDAAALEELLRRAEQVEDRAIPLTTDARTALIASADGDGRFLLNQAETLFSVNIADPLDPAALSALLHRRMPIYDKDREGHYNLISALHKSLRGSDPQAALYYLARMLVAGEEPLYVLRRLVRFASEDVGLADPQALIQCLAAKDAYDFLGSPEGELAIVQACLYLATAPKSNAAYQAQKAAWRSAKDTGSLMPPMNIVNAPTKLMKTLGYGKGYAYDPDTVDGFSGANYWPDGLSAQEYYTPSPRGFEAKIAERIAHWDRLRSEREQ from the coding sequence ATGACTGACCTGTTCGCATCCGAGATTCCGACCAAAGACGCAGACACAGGCGGCGGCCCCCTTGCAGACCGGTTGCGCCCGACGAACCTCGGCGAAGTCGTTGGGCAGGATCATCTGACCGGCCCCGATGGCGCGATTGGCAGGATGGTTACCGCCGGCAAGCTGGCATCGATGATTCTGTGGGGGCCGCCGGGCACTGGCAAAACGACGATCGCGCGGCTGTTAGCCGATGCGGTCGGATTGCGGTTCGAAAGTATTTCTGCCGTCTTTTCAGGCGTTGCAGACCTGAAACGCGTCTTTGCTGGCGCGAAGGATGCCGCAAGACTTGGGCAGCGCACGTTGCTGTTCGTTGACGAGATCCACCGGTTCAATCGCGCGCAACAGGACGGTTTCCTGCCCTACGTCGAGGACGGCACAATTACATTGGTCGGTGCTACGACCGAGAACCCCAGCTTCGAGCTAAACGCCGCTTTGCTCAGCCGCGCACAGGTGCTGGTACTGCACCGGCTTGATGCTGCCGCGCTGGAGGAATTGCTAAGGCGGGCGGAACAGGTCGAGGACCGCGCCATTCCCCTGACTACCGACGCGCGCACAGCATTGATCGCGAGCGCCGATGGCGACGGGCGGTTTCTGCTCAATCAGGCGGAAACATTGTTTTCGGTGAACATTGCCGACCCACTCGATCCGGCAGCACTTTCGGCTCTGCTCCACCGCCGGATGCCGATCTATGACAAGGATCGCGAGGGGCATTACAACCTGATTTCGGCATTACATAAATCGTTGCGCGGGTCCGATCCACAAGCCGCGCTTTACTATCTTGCGCGGATGCTGGTGGCTGGCGAAGAACCGCTTTACGTCCTGCGCCGCCTTGTGCGCTTTGCCAGCGAGGACGTTGGACTGGCCGATCCACAAGCACTGATCCAGTGTCTTGCTGCAAAGGATGCTTATGACTTTCTAGGCTCGCCCGAGGGTGAGCTGGCGATCGTGCAGGCTTGTCTCTATCTGGCAACCGCGCCGAAATCGAATGCGGCATATCAAGCACAGAAAGCGGCGTGGCGAAGTGCGAAGGATACCGGGTCGCTGATGCCGCCGATGAATATCGTCAATGCGCCGACAAAACTGATGAAGACGTTGGGTTATGGCAAAGGCTATGCGTACGACCCGGATACGGTGGATGGCTTTTCAGGCGCGAACTATTGGCCCGACGGATTGAGCGCGCAGGAATATTACACCCCCTCCCCGCGCGGTTTCGAGGCCAAGATCGCCGAACGGATAGCCCATTGGGACCGGCTGCGAAGTGAGCGTGAGCAATGA